From a region of the Arachis ipaensis cultivar K30076 chromosome B09, Araip1.1, whole genome shotgun sequence genome:
- the LOC107618133 gene encoding probable alkaline/neutral invertase D — MDGHIGLKKIGSHASISEIDDFDLSRLLDKPRLNIERQRSFDERSLSELSIGLARGGMDNYDTYSPGVRSGFDTPASSTRNSFEPHPMVADAWESLRKSLVHFRGQPVGTIAAVDHQAEEVLNYDQVFVRDFVPSALAFLMNGEPDIVKNFLLKTLHLQGWEKRVDRFKLGEGVMPASFKVLHDPVRKTDTLIADFGESAIGRVAPVDSGFWWIILLRAYTKSTGDLSLAESPDCQKGMKLILTLCLSEGFDTFPTLLCADGCCMIDRRMGIYGYPIEIQALFFMALRCALSMLKQDDAEGKECVERIVKRLHALSYHMRSYFWLDFQQLNDIYRYKTEEYSHTAVNKFNVIPDSIPEWVFDFMPTRGGYFIGNVSPARMDFRWFALGNCVAILSSLATPEQSMAIMDLIEARWDELVGEMPLKISYPAIESHEWRIVTGCDPKNTRWSYHNGGSWPVLLWLVTAACIKTGRPQIARRAIELAESRLLKDGWPEYYDGKLGRYIGKQARKYQTWSIAGYLVAKMMLEDPSHLGMISLEEDKQMKPVIKRSSSWTC; from the exons ATGGACGGGCATATTGGACTAAAGAAAATTGGCTCTCATGCCTCCATCTCTGAGATAGATGATTTTGATCTCTCACGTCTCCTTGACAAGCCAAGGTTGAATATTGAAAGGCAGAGATCATTCGATGAGAGGTCGCTTAGTGAGCTGTCTATCGGTTTGGCGAGAGGGGGCATGGATAACTATGACACTTACTCGCCTGGGGTAAGATCTGGTTTTGACACGCCAGCCTCTTCAACACGGAATTCATTTGAGCCTCATCCTATGGTTGCTGATGCCTGGGAATCCCTCCGGAAATCTCTAGTCCATTTCAGAGGGCAACCTGTTGGCACAATTGCAGCTGTTGATCATCAAGCGGAGGAGGTTCTGAACTATGATCAG GTCTTTGTTCGAGATTTTGTGCCAAGTGCTTTAGCCTTTCTGATGAATGGTGAACCAGATATTGTTAAGAACTTTTTGCTGAAGACCTTGCATCTTCAGGGTTGGGAAAAAAGAGTAGATCGATTTAAGCTTGGTGAAGGTGTAATGCCAGCTAGTTTCAAAGTCCTTCATGATCCTGTTAGGAAAACAGATACTCTTATTGCAGATTTTGGTGAAAGTGCAATTGGTAGAGTTGCTCCTGTTGACTCTGGATTCTGGTGGATTATCTTGCTTCGTGCATACACAAAGTCTACTGGGGATTTATCTCTGGCTGAATCACCGGATTGTCAAAAGGGAATGAAGCTAATATTGACTCTATGCCTGTCTGAGGGTTTTGATACCTTTCCAACTCTGCTTTGTGCTGATGGATGTTGCATGATTGATCGAAGAATG GGCATTTATGGGTATCCTATAGAGATTCAAGCACTTTTCTTCATGGCACTGCGATGTGCTTTATCAATGCTCAAACAGGACGATGCAGAAGGAAAAGAATGTGTAGAACGCATTGTGAAGCGTTTGCATGCTTTAAGTTATCACATGCGGAGTTACTTTTGGCTTGATTTCCAACAACTAAATGATATCTATCGGTATAAGACTGAGGAATACTCACATACTGCCGTCAACAAGTTCAATGTTATTCCTGACTCAATCCCAGAGTGGGTATTTGACTTTATGCCAACCCGTGGAGGCTACTTTATTGGAAATGTCAGTCCAGCCCGGATGGATTTTCGATGGTTTGCTTTAGGCAATTGTGTTGCAATTCTATCTTCTCTAGCTACTCCAGAGCAATCAATGGCTATCATGGATCTTATTGAAGCTCGTTGGGATGAGTTGGTTGGGGAAATGCCCCTAAAAATATCTTATCCTGCAATAGAGAGCCATGAGTGGCGAATTGTTACTGGTTGTGATCCAAAAAATACCAGATGGAGTTACCATAATGGAGGGTCTTGGCCAG TGCTCCTGTGGCTAGTAACAGCGGCTTGCATTAAAACAGGGCGACCTCAAATAGCAAGACGTGCAATTGAGCTTGCTGAGAGTCGTTTGCTGAAGGATGGTTGGCCGGAATACTATGATGGTAAACTCGGGAGATATATTGGGAAACAGGCAAGAAAATATCAAACATGGTCTATTGCAGGTTATCTTGTGGCAAAGATGATGCTGGAGGACCCATCACACTTGGGTATGATTTCTCTTGAAGAAGACAAGCAGATGAAGCCAGTGATTAAAAGATCATCTTCTTGGACCTGCTAA